CTAAATAAGAGACACTTATAATATCACTGAATGATTACAATTAAAGAAGCTAAAACAAAAAAAGAACTAACCGACTATATCAAGTTTCCGTTTTCACTATATAAAGACAACCCATATTGGGTACCGCCTATTATTGCTGATGAACTGGAATCTTTTGATAAAACAAAAAACCCTGCTTTTGATAACGCCGAAGCCTATTTTTATATAGCATACAAAGGCAATCAGATCGTTGGAAGAATTACCGCAATAATCAATTGGGCAGAAGTAAATAATCAACATAAAAGAAAAGTTCGTTTTGGCTGGTTTGATGTAATTGATGATATTGAAGTAACAAAAGCATTACTCGAAAAAGTATACGAATTAGGCCGAAAACACAATCTGGAGCATGCAGAAGGCCCAATGGGATTTTCTAATTTAGACAAAGTTGGAGTACTTACAGAAGGTTATGATCAAATGGGAACTATGATTACCTGGTACAATAACCCTTATTACGTAACACATTTTGAACAATTAGGCTTTCAGGTTGAAAAACAATATATCGAAAGTGTTTTTCCTTTTTCAAATGTTAAACCAGAATTTTTCCTTAAAGCACAGGAATTAATCAAAAAAAGATACGGTTTAAAGTCCCTTACTTTTACTAAAACAAAAGACATTATGCCTCATGTAGACAAAATGTTTGATTTGTTTAATGAATCATATGAAAAACTGGCTTCTTTTGTGGCCATTTCTGATGTTCAGAAAGAATACTTCAAAAAGAAATATATTAGCTTTATTAATCCGGAATACATCAAATTTGTAGTGGATAAAGACGATAAACTAGTCGCTTTTAGCATTGTGATGCCGAGTTTTTCTGAAGCATTACAAAAAGCAAAAGGAAAATTATTTCCGTTTGGATTTATTCATTTACTGAGAGCAAGAAAAAAGAGTAAAGATGTCGTTTTTTACTTAATCGGAGTTCATCCGGAATATCAAAATAAAGGGGTTACAGCTATTATTTTTGATGAATATTATAAAACTTTTTCAGAGAAAGGAATTCAAACCTGCATTAGAACTCCTGAATTATTAGAAAACAATGCGATTCATTTACTTTGGAAAAATTTTGATCCCAAAATTCACTGTCAGAGAAAGACTTATTTGAAATATTTGTAAAAATGTAAAATATTTTGCACTGCAATTTTAAAAACATAAAAAAATCCATTCGTCCCTAAACGAATGGATTTTTCATTAAAATAAAAACGCTGTTTACTCTACTTTGCAATCTACTTTGGTTAAAGTATTTTTCTGGTCAAATTTTAACTTTGTCTTATCTTTAAAAGTAACTTTATCGTTTGCAGCTGCCACATCTCCGTAGCCTTCAATAAAAGCACCATCTTTTTGCAAAAAAGCAACTTCCCTTACAGAAGAAACTCCTTCAGATACAAAAGTATAATCAGCTATAAGCGTATCGCCTTTCATATTCCCAATCAAAGTACCTTCATTTTTATCTTTTCCGACCAAATTATAGCTTAATTTTCCATTTACCTCCTGATGAGAATTTACATTAAAACTCATCGCGATAACACTCCCGTTTAATTTCCACTCATAACATTGATCGCCTGCCGGCTCAACGATTTCAGCTTCTTTTGGAGCTTTTGGTTCAATTTGTACAGGTTCGGTGTCAGTTGCTTTTTTGCACGAAATAAGAACTGTCAAAATAAGGGTTGTTATAATTACTGCTTTTTTCATAATGCTTTATTTTGTTGATTATAATATAAAGTTACCTTAAATAAAAAAAATCCATTCGCATAACGAATGGATTTTTTTACATAATTCCCACTAAAGGAATCTATTTTTATACTTCATTACGAAACGTCAACTGTTGTACGTTCTGCAATTTCTTTATAAGTTCCGTTAACTAATTTCTCACGAATTGCTTCGAAAGCTGTTAATGTTTCATCAATATCAGCTAAAGTATGAGAAGCTGTTGGAATCATTCTCAACAAGATAATTCCTTTTGGAATAACAGGATAAACAACAATAGAAAGGAAAATACCGTAGTTTTCTCTTAAATCATTTACCATTACCATTGCTTCAGGAATACTTCCTTCTAAGTAAACCGGAGTGATACAAGTATTTGTATCTCCGATATTAAATCCTTTTTCTTTAAGACCGTTTTGCAATGCATTTACGTTTTCCCAAAGTTTATCTTTAATAGCCGAAGATTTACGTAATAACTCTAAACGCTTCAAAGAACCAACAGTTTGAATCATTGGTAATGCTTTAGCAAACATTTGAGAACGTAGGTTATACTTTAAATAATCAATAACTGTTTTATCAGCCGCTACAAAAGCTCCAATATTAGCCATAGATTTTGCAAAAGTAGAGAAGTAAACATCAATATCTGCCTGAACTCCCTGCT
The sequence above is drawn from the Flavobacterium sp. N2038 genome and encodes:
- a CDS encoding GNAT family N-acetyltransferase, which gives rise to MITIKEAKTKKELTDYIKFPFSLYKDNPYWVPPIIADELESFDKTKNPAFDNAEAYFYIAYKGNQIVGRITAIINWAEVNNQHKRKVRFGWFDVIDDIEVTKALLEKVYELGRKHNLEHAEGPMGFSNLDKVGVLTEGYDQMGTMITWYNNPYYVTHFEQLGFQVEKQYIESVFPFSNVKPEFFLKAQELIKKRYGLKSLTFTKTKDIMPHVDKMFDLFNESYEKLASFVAISDVQKEYFKKKYISFINPEYIKFVVDKDDKLVAFSIVMPSFSEALQKAKGKLFPFGFIHLLRARKKSKDVVFYLIGVHPEYQNKGVTAIIFDEYYKTFSEKGIQTCIRTPELLENNAIHLLWKNFDPKIHCQRKTYLKYL